One genomic window of Thermodesulfovibrionales bacterium includes the following:
- a CDS encoding arsenate reductase ArsC: MKKEKVLFVCVHNSARSQMAEAFLNSLGSDRFEAESAGLEPGQLNPIVVEAMKEIGIDISRNATRSAFDCFKSGRLYSYVITVCDETNAERCPVFPGFAKRLHWGFPDPAKLQGTYEEKLRDARIIRDSIKAQIEQWLSQNT; the protein is encoded by the coding sequence GTGAAAAAGGAAAAGGTGTTGTTTGTTTGTGTCCATAACAGTGCGCGAAGCCAGATGGCTGAGGCATTCTTAAACTCCTTGGGGAGCGACAGGTTTGAAGCGGAAAGCGCAGGATTAGAACCGGGCCAGCTAAACCCAATCGTTGTTGAGGCGATGAAGGAAATAGGGATTGATATATCACGGAACGCAACACGGAGTGCCTTTGATTGTTTTAAGTCGGGACGGCTTTACAGTTACGTCATCACGGTCTGTGACGAAACGAACGCTGAAAGATGTCCTGTATTTCCTGGTTTTGCGAAGAGACTTCATTGGGGGTTTCCCGATCCGGCCAAACTTCAGGGAACTTATGAAGAAAAACTTCGGGACGCGCGAATCATCAGGGATAGTATAAAGGCTCAGATAGAGCAGTGGCTTTCCCAGAATACATGA
- a CDS encoding metalloregulator ArsR/SmtB family transcription factor: MKDLLTTFKALSEETRLRILKLLEHGELCVCDIVAALDMVQPKVSFHLNVLKEAGFLKDRKQGRWTHYSLVESDLFRRFLLMSVLERIPKDAMTEDRKRLDAFMQGKKLSKDNVVRLSEKKRCAGRCR, encoded by the coding sequence ATGAAAGACCTTCTGACCACCTTCAAGGCGCTTTCTGAAGAAACAAGGCTTAGAATATTGAAGCTTCTTGAGCATGGAGAACTATGTGTCTGCGATATCGTTGCTGCCCTCGATATGGTCCAGCCGAAGGTCTCTTTTCACCTGAATGTGCTTAAAGAGGCCGGATTTCTGAAAGACAGGAAACAGGGCCGCTGGACCCACTACAGCCTTGTCGAATCGGATCTCTTCCGAAGATTTCTTCTTATGTCAGTCCTCGAAAGGATACCGAAGGATGCCATGACTGAGGACAGGAAACGGCTTGATGCGTTTATGCAGGGCAAGAAGCTCTCCAAGGATAACGTTGTGCGGCTCTCAGAAAAGAAGAGATGCGCCGGGAGGTGTAGATGA
- the chrA gene encoding chromate efflux transporter: protein MKGKRQIDSSALFELARLFFKLGILAFGGPAAHIAMMEEEVVKRRQWMTRERFLDLVGAINLIPGPNSTELGIIIGYVRAGIPGLVISGLSFIIPAVIITGILAWAYVRFGLIPQVSFFFFGIKPAVIAIIVMAVIRLGKTGAKNVKVVFIGIAVTIASLLGAGPLAVLFVGGIMGMLLHARKAQRRTSHWIIATVCQSWQVLKAGKAKAAMAVLTAAATSVPLWKLGLFFLKIGTVLYGSGYVLIAFIENGLVKEPGWLTHQQLLDAVAIGQFTPGPVLSTATFVGYLISGVSGAAVSTIAIFLPSFIYMLILYPIFPKLRASVKMSAFLDAVNISAVGLMAAVVVRLSVVTLVDWRAILISVAALIGGMRFKLNAAWLVLGGALTGWLLNYL, encoded by the coding sequence ATGAAGGGCAAGAGACAGATAGACAGCAGCGCATTGTTTGAGCTGGCCAGATTGTTCTTTAAACTCGGGATACTAGCCTTCGGCGGGCCTGCGGCCCATATTGCCATGATGGAAGAAGAGGTTGTGAAGCGCAGACAATGGATGACAAGAGAGCGTTTTCTTGATCTTGTAGGCGCAATCAATCTCATTCCAGGGCCGAACTCGACCGAGCTCGGCATTATTATAGGGTATGTCAGAGCAGGCATACCGGGCCTCGTGATTTCCGGGCTTTCGTTTATCATACCTGCGGTCATAATCACGGGCATTCTGGCATGGGCATATGTTAGGTTTGGCCTAATACCACAGGTGTCTTTTTTCTTCTTCGGTATTAAACCTGCTGTCATCGCGATTATTGTTATGGCAGTCATTCGCTTAGGGAAAACCGGCGCAAAAAATGTGAAGGTGGTGTTTATTGGCATCGCTGTTACGATAGCTTCGTTATTAGGGGCCGGACCTCTAGCGGTTTTATTTGTCGGCGGCATCATGGGGATGCTTCTTCATGCAAGGAAAGCTCAGAGAAGAACGTCACACTGGATTATTGCTACAGTGTGCCAGTCCTGGCAGGTGCTTAAGGCCGGCAAAGCTAAGGCGGCAATGGCTGTATTAACGGCCGCAGCGACAAGCGTTCCTTTATGGAAACTCGGGTTATTTTTTCTTAAGATAGGAACTGTTCTTTATGGTAGCGGCTATGTGCTTATTGCCTTCATTGAGAATGGACTTGTAAAAGAACCTGGCTGGCTGACTCATCAGCAATTGCTGGATGCCGTTGCAATCGGTCAGTTCACGCCCGGACCGGTCCTGAGCACAGCCACTTTTGTTGGCTATCTCATTTCTGGAGTCTCTGGCGCTGCTGTATCCACTATTGCAATATTTCTTCCCTCTTTCATCTATATGTTGATCCTCTATCCGATTTTTCCCAAACTCAGGGCATCAGTAAAGATGTCTGCCTTTCTCGATGCGGTCAACATAAGCGCTGTGGGTCTGATGGCAGCCGTAGTTGTTCGCCTCTCCGTTGTGACTTTGGTGGATTGGAGAGCTATCCTTATTTCAGTTGCCGCTTTAATCGGGGGAATGCGCTTCAAACTCAACGCCGCATGGCTTGTGCTTGGAGGCGCTTTGACAGGATGGCTTTTGAATTATTTGTAG
- a CDS encoding thioredoxin family protein — protein sequence MEIKVLGPGSANCHTMEQLAKTAVSELGIEATVEKISDIQEMMK from the coding sequence ATGGAAATCAAGGTATTAGGACCTGGGTCTGCAAATTGTCACACTATGGAACAACTGGCGAAGACAGCGGTATCGGAACTCGGCATTGAAGCAACTGTTGAAAAGATATCTGACATTCAGGAAATGATGAAATAA
- a CDS encoding thioredoxin family protein → MSTPGLLVNGKLKHSGKLLPNIKKVKALIKDEA, encoded by the coding sequence ATGTCCACTCCAGGGCTTCTTGTCAACGGCAAACTCAAGCATTCAGGCAAGCTGCTGCCGAACATCAAGAAGGTAAAAGCCCTGATAAAGGACGAGGCTTGA